AAAACCTGCGCCTGATTCGCACGCGGGAGCGTGACGAGCGGGTCCAATCGCAACCGGACATCCGTTCAGTTCTCGGCGGCCTTCTTGTGCAGGATCGGGACAATGCTAAAGTCCAGGAACCCGAACGCCAGGTGGTGTCGGCCCGGCCGCCGACCGCAGATGAAATGAAGGCGATGCTTTTTGGCTGGCGCGTGGTGAAGCACGTGAAGTCGAACGCGATCGTGTACGCCGGCAAGGATCGCACCCTGGGCATCGGGGCGGGACAAATGAGCAGGGTGGATTCTTCCAAAATCGCCATCTGGAAGGCGAACGAAGCCGGGCTTTCACTCAAAGGCAGCGCGGTCGCCAGCGATGCTTTTTTCCCGTTTCCGGACAGCCTGATCGCAGCCGCCGAAGCCGGCGCGACCGCCGCGATTCAACCGGGCGGATCGGTTCGCGACGAAGAGGTGATCCGCGCAGCGAACGATCACGACGTAGCGATGGTGTTCACGGGTATCCGCCACTTCCGGCACTAGCGGCACACGGCGGGCACCGCGAGGAGGGCGGGCACAACGACTGAGTTCACACGGCGAGCCACGGCGACCACGGCGGAAAGAGGGGGAGAGAGTTCGGAGTTCGGGGCTCGGAGCTCGGAGTTCGGAGGCGTGCCGGGAAGACAGAATCATCCGCAGAACACGCAGAAGGACGCAGAAAAGAGAAACATCCACAGATTACGCAGATTGACACAGATTAAGAGGACCTGGCGGCGACTCTGAGGCTGACACTCGCACCCAACCCCCATGCCGCCGCTCCGAACTCCGAACCCCGAACTTCGAACTCCGAACCCCGAACCCCGAACTCCGAACTTTACCCGTTACCCGTTACTCGTTCCGCACTCATGATTAAGCTCGGAGTCAACATCGATCACGTCGCAACGTTACGGCAGGCCCGGTACGTAGGGATGCCGGACGCACCGAACGTTGAGCCGGACGTTCTGGCGGCGGCATCCGCCTGCGAACGGGCCGGCGCGCAGGGAATCACGGTCCACCTGCGTGCGGACCGCCGGCATATCCAGGACCGTGATGTTTTCAGGCTGCGTCGCAGTTTGATTACGAAGCTCAACCTGGAGATGGGCAACACGCCCGAGATCCTCGAAACGGCTTTGCAGGTGTTACCGGATGACGTGTGCCTCGTGCCGGAACACCGCCAGGAGGTCACGACCGAGGGCGGCCTGGATGTGGCCCGAAACGTCAAGAACTTGCGCCGCACGGTCGAACGGTTGCAAGCCGCCGGCATCCGCGTCAGCATGTTCATCGAACCGGCGCCGGAGCAGATCGACGCCTGCGTGGAACTCGGGGC
The Verrucomicrobiota bacterium DNA segment above includes these coding regions:
- a CDS encoding pyridoxine 5'-phosphate synthase; this encodes MIKLGVNIDHVATLRQARYVGMPDAPNVEPDVLAAASACERAGAQGITVHLRADRRHIQDRDVFRLRRSLITKLNLEMGNTPEILETALQVLPDDVCLVPEHRQEVTTEGGLDVARNVKNLRRTVERLQAAGIRVSMFIEPAPEQIDACVELGADAVELHTGRFANVMPDFRADEVARLEAAARHASEKGLIVNAGHGLNYANVHLLLAIPHWNEFNIGHSIVSRALSIGLEAAAREMLQLLARP